ATAGATCTCaaggtactggacctaaagctagagtgaagaagccaaagagcaagtgcttcatctgcaagcagtctggacattggaaggcggactgtcctcataggagagagaacaataaaggtatatcttattctctagtagttgaaacatgtttagcggtgttatctaccagcacctggtgtgtagatacaggagccactgatcatgtctgcaatacattgcaagggttccaagaaacccgacgactatatgagggagagataactgtctacatgggcaatgctacaaaagtgacggttgttgcagtgggagacgtctacttatcattcaaTAGGAAAAGaactttggttttaagaaattgtctttatgtacccacttttagaaagaatttaatttcagtttctaaattatttatggatggatattctatttcttttgatgacaaagtagttatcaagaagaatagggttattatctgttctggtacattagtaggcaatttgtatactttaattcaatttctctcacaaaacaacaaatgaaaattaataacacatattctaattccaataagagaaaggaaccttctcaaatgaaccaaacatatctttggcatctaaggcttggtcatattaacttgagtaggattcaaaggcttatagccgatggactcttgggttcattagtgttggaaaactttccaacttgtgaatcttgcctggaaggtaaaatgaccaagagaccttttaaggccaaggggtatagagccaaagatgtgttagaattggttcattctaatttatgTGATCCtttgtctatccaggcaagaggtggtttcaaatattttgtatcttttatagatgactattcaagatacgggtatatttacttgatgcaccgcaagtctgaatgctttgataagttcaaagaatacaaggctgatgtggagaaacgtcatggtaaaagtatcaagacactacgatctgattgtggtggcaaatacctctttggagagtttaggaattacttatcagaggatgggattcaatcccaattgtctgcacctggtacaccccaatagaatggtgtgtcagaacgaaggaataggactcttatggaaatggttagatcgatgatgagttattcagaattaccaaatttgttttggggatatgctttggaaacagcagtgtacattctgaatatggtaccttctaaatcagtaccctttactcccatagaattgtggaatgggtgtaagcctaatctgagtcatattcgaatatggggtagtccagcatatgtgctgaagggagatactaacaagttggaatcatgtacagaagtttgtctatttgtaggatatcttaagggaacgaaaggtggtttattttataatcttaaacatcagaagatcattgttagcacaaatgctcaatttttagaggaagattatgtaataaatcataagtccatgagtgaaattgttctagaagaaatgcgagaggacacgcctaccttagtaccaacagtgcaagatgaaatattacaagaaactgcaacacgtatcacaaatgatacacaacaatagacagtgtctcatcgtagtgggagggttgttaggcaacctgaaagatttatgtttttgggagagacgtcggacttggtcccaggtaaacataaacctgatccccgaacatacgatgaagcactccaagatatagatgcagcatcttggcaaaaagtgataaattctgaaatagaatctatgtattctaataaggtctggtagcttgtagaaccactgaatgatgtaaaagccgttggatgtatgtggatctacaaaaggaaaagagggacagataggaaggtggaaaccttcaaagcaaggcttgttgcgaaagggtacactcagaaagagggaatcgattataagaaaactttttcgccggtagtcatgcttaagtctatctggatactcttatctattgccgctcatatggattatgaggtttggcaaatggatgtcaagacaactttccttaacggaagtcttgaagaaaacatccatatgaagcaaccagaggggttcattgaaaaaggcaaagagcatctagtgtgcaagctaaatcagtctatttatggactgaagcaagcttcaaggtcttggaacatccggtttaataaagtaatccagtcatatggatttattcagtgtctggatgagtcttgtgtatacaagaagtgtgatggaaacgtggaagtatttcttgtactatacgtagatgacattttgttagttggaaacaatatcaaagtgttgtcggaagtaagggtatggttgtccaaataattcgatatgaaggacttataagaatgtgcacatattcttaggatcaaagtaataagggatcgcaagaaaagaatgttgtgcttatcccaagcttcatatatcgatacaatccttgcttgttttagcatgcaagactccaagaaaggttttctaccttttaggcatggagtagctttatctaaagagatatctccgatgacatcaaaggagatagagaacatgaaggcagttccttatgcttcagttgtcggctaatgtatgctatgttgtgcacgagaccggatatctattttgccgtgggcatggttagcagatatgaaagtaaccctggacaaggccattggactgctgtaaagcatatattaaagtacctgagaaggactagagattatatgctagtttaccaagcagatgatttgcttcctgtgggttacacggattccgacttccaatcagatagggacaatagtaagtctacatcaggttatgtgtttactttaggaggtggagtcattgcatggaggagtgttaagtagaaatacgtttttgactcaaccatggaagctgagtatgtggcagcctctgaggcagccaaagaagctgtatggctcaggaacttcctgatggacttacactacaagaaaaaagctaatagacaacgcttttaaagcgttgtctttgtgccagAAAAaacgttgttaaaggcactgttgttaaaagtctgctcaacgacaacgcttttaaagcgttgtcgtttgtagcgaagacaacgcttttacaatgctttaaaagcgtagtcatgttttgcaaagacaacactattacaacgttttaaaagcgttgttgttttttttacaaagacaacactttttgcaacgctttaaaagcattgtcgttttaaagaaaaaaaattaaaaaaaaatatttaaaaatcattatttttatatttacgaaactattatttttcttttaccatgtctagattcgaattttacatataatcaactcagctaatgatttcaaacccataccaaaataatagaattctgaccGTGTAACAAGTCAGCAGCTGTAACAAAAAACAGAAATTACATAAGTCATCCAAGGAAATATCTAGGAATTGCTATCAAAAAGGAATCAGCATACTGTCATCCATCTTAAACTTTATCGCATCCTCGGTAAACTTTTTCATTTTCACATCAAGTTCAGCAGTCACTTCTTCTCCTTTAGCTATGATACGATCGATATCCTCATCAGTTATTGTACTATCCTTGGAGCTAAAAACCATTTCAGCACCAAATCTAATCATTTGTAGAAGTTCATCTTTATTAACAGCTGCATCGAGGAAGTTATTGATTAGAAACAAAAAAACTGATAGATAATGGATAAATTGCTTGAACCACATTAGTAAGCTCTTTGAAAAAATCATTACTTTTCTGTTCTGCTAATCGTCCTTGTTGAATAACCAAGGCATCAAGTGCAAGCTTCTTGTATGCTCTCTCTATCACTTTCTCCTCAATTGCAAACTGCATTTTAGATATGTCAAATGATTCAAAAACATCGTTAAACTGTTAAACTAAACTGAAATATTATGATACCTCAGTACAGAAACGGAACACTTGAACTTCTTTCTTTTGCCCAATTCTATGAGCACGATCCTGTGCTTGCAAATCAACTTGTGGATTCCTAGTAGAGGTATCCATAACAATTTAGTGATGAGCATAAATGTAGCAACAGGATTCACATAATGGAAGAGGAATACCAGTCACTATCATAGAGAATGACAACATCTGCTGTAGCAAGATTAATTCCCAATCCACCAGCTCTTGTAGAAAGTAAGAAAATGAACTTTTGGCTTCCAAGTTGATTAAATGTTTCAATGGAAGCATCCCGTTCTTCTCCCTCAGTATTCCCATCAATCCGGCAATATTGGTAACCACGATATAGCAAGTAATCTTCCAGTATGTCCAGAAGTCTAGTCatctaaattacaacacaaacagTTGTGTTAAATCAATAAAACACTAATATGTTACCTTCTACTGCAAGTAAGACTGGGCAGATATGTATGAAACAATTTAGAGGGAAAAATCTGATTATGAGAAACAAGATATGTAAATAACAAGCATTAGAAGCAAATACTGGGTAGCTATATGTGAAACAAGTTGGAACAAAAACAGTTTGATTATGACAAACAAGATATGTAAACAACAAAGAATAAATATCACAAGTTTCAAATAGATTAAAAGTGAAAATAGCAGGCTTTGCATGTAATTCCAAATGATAAACTGAAGACCCAATTGATATAGACCTGTGAAAATATTAGAACTCTGGAATCTCGTTCCTTCAGTTTAGGCAACAGCTTATCTAACAGGACCATTTTTCCTGCAAAAACAACTATATGTTCAGGAAACAAGGAATTATCACTATAGTAAAATTATCATACTTCAACTGAGGTAAAAATACCTCAAAAGAATTTGGAGTTACTTGCATTTGTAATAAGATTTTCTCCAGTTGTATAAGGTGGCCCAGGTTCTGCACCTTGGAATAGATATGGATGATTGCAGTACTCAATAAAAGTTATCATAGCAAACAATAAAAAGTTGCATAAAGAACCAAACACCAAATTTTACCATCAAACATTAGTAAAAGTTTTAGACatttcaaatcaaaataaatgagtTCAAAATGTAAAACTTTGCTAGAGAATCAACTATAATATGATAAATTGTGGTTTGTAGTACTCAGTAAACAGAAGAAACATTTTGTAATCTAAAGAAACCATAGAAATCAAAAAGTTGAGTTGATGAGGGCTTCAGTAGAGCATACCTTTGATCACTGCTACCTTTGTTTCTTGGGACAAAGTTTTTCCCCCTTTTCTATGTTTCATATTCTTCCTAGAGTAGGAAGTGATTGCCATCCTCAGTGCATACTTGACAAGCAGATCGCGTGTGGTTGGGAGAGTCAAGGTGTTTACTCTGTGGTTAACATTTACACGTTTTCTTTATGACGCTCACCTTGACCTTTTTTAGATAAGGCATCACAATTCAATCGCAGTCTGTAAACAGAAGTAACATTTTGCAATCTAAAGAAACCCTAGAAATCAAATTCCAGGAGATTCTCTGACCAAAAGAAGAGGGTTACTGACCTTAAATCCACCATCATTCTCATCTAAAATCATACAGCAGATGAAATAATTTCACCCATCTATCCGGACAATTATATTGATCACTTACATTCTTCTCTTGAAAGACACGGCTCATGTTTAGAATCTATCCTGAACCAACAATAGACAGAATTAAAAGGAAAACTTGCTCTACAATTCGAAGTTTAACTGACACCTGAAAGAATTAAAGAAACAATGTATATCCATCAAAACTGCCGATCACAAGGGAGAAAATAGATCACCAAGAATCCCTAACACCAAGAACCATCACCTCAGAAACAAAGCCCTAAAACACTACAACAAGAAGACAAAAAAAGAGCAACTTTCCCACCCACAGGCAACCATTAACTAAGATCCCCAAGAGCTCAAGTTCAACATTACCGAGTAAACAAAGAACGACAAGAGAAGATAATCAGTGGAGAAGAACCTAAGAAAGGACCTTCTGATAGCGAGAAGAGATCAGCGCGCGAGGATTACTTGCAGGTGAACCCAATAGCAAGGGAATCGGCTGAGCAAAGGGTAGCTTGGCGATGCAGATGAAGAAGAGAGTTGATGCGCCTGCTCTACCCTAAGCACAGTGAACGTTCGCCGGAGGGAAGAGAGGCTGCCGAAGGTTCTGAATTCCCCTAACGAGACTTCAATTTTAGGACCCAAGAAAAATAGCGGTAGCAATGTACCTTCGTCGGGGGCGAAGGAGGCGAAGAGAGGGGTCGATCTGTCGTGGTTGATCGCCTCAGCACCGGGATCTACCGCTTGACGAAGGTGTGGTCTTGACGGAGAGGAGTTCGAAGGAGTGGTTCgccggagaggagttggatggagaaggccgcATGAGATGAGGAGTtaggagaagggttcgggataaaaaacgatcggaagataggagttgggagaagggttcgggttttctactccttacttagatccaacggtttgtattaatcaagatttaaatgagaacttaacaatagacaacaatttttaaaaaacgttgttgtagaaactaaaataaagtctaatagacaacgctttttacgaagcgttgtctttgatccgtaaaaatcactaatagacaatggtttttagaaaagcgttgtctattaataagaaaataatgaaatagacaatgcttttcactaaaagcgttattaaaaaatatagacaacgctttttataaaaagcgttgtcgtttaagtattgtagaatcccaattttcttgtagtgttagatgtgatttctggtttgcccaaaatcatcacaatttattgtgataatagtggtgtagtagcaaactcaaaggaaccacgagcccataaggcgagtaaacacatagagcgcaagtaccacctaatacgagacatcgtgaagcgaggagaagttgttgtcaccaagattgcatcagcagataacctggcagatcctttcactaaggcccttatggcaaaagcttttgatcaacatgttgaaggaatgagaattagatgtatggcagcgtttatgacaacatagtcttttagtataagtgggagattgttatagtgtatactaaaagcctagctttttgtaaacatttatttttgaaataaaagaatcacattggacaaatgtctacatttatatgctaagtgtagttgttcaattgatttatattgtagataacatagtgtgtggtgtcacacatagaagattatgttatcagttccttataaattataaacagttgttcacaactaagatggataggaacaaaccattggaatagtcatagtgtaatttggtattagtttatcttgactataaaattacactagtacactcagagtgtattgagctggactatttaaggtaagttctttttatactgactgaataaaagaataagacctttgttattatggaagtgtgtgctcttaatcatgatataataacaagcacatatacttaatattcatttctttgatttatcaaagggtgcgatttagttcgataaatcaataggcccgataagttgggaaatagtattatttatatggtgtgtttttgattatagaataaaactgtatcctagtaatctaggttgataatgcccccaagaggagctcataaggattgtcatgttaaaccctgtaggtggacttagtccgacatgacaataagattgagtggtactactcttggaattagatattaattaaatgagttgtcagtaactcatttaattagtggtcattcaatatcttaaacacagggagactaacacactcatgacaagaaggagcctatatagtaatatgagattggtgtggtagttcaataataactctttagtggaataagatattattgatgaagtcGAGTTGgatattcggggcgaacacgggaaggtcaagttcatcgggagaccaaaaccaattcctcctctcggtccctgtcatagcctcttatttataaagtgttatacccactcatatccaccttcttacccaccttaaggtggccggccaagcctagcttggagcccaagctagggccggccaaaccaaggtgagttggtggccggccctagcttgaacccaagcttggtgtggccgaccacaataaattaaaaggtttttatttttttaaatctttcttatgtggaagtcataattttaaaagagagtttaaaatttaaatctttccttttatagctttctacaaaagattaagtgaaaggtctgatatcttttcttatttgtagttaaaataaagattttaatttttgataaaactttccttttttgtaaccatcctcatgatttaaaaaaaagttttaaaattaaatctttccttttatagtttctacaaaagattaaaagaaaagatttgatatctttccttatttgtagattgaaagaaagattttaatttgagaaaactttccttattgtaatcatctacatgttttaatagagagattttaatttataaaaattttcttttataaacaaccatgaagagaattttttaaagagaaatttttattttaaaaatttccagaaataaattaggaagttttaatttttgtttaaaactttccttatattTGGATGTTGAGGTGGTCGaccaaatagaaacaagaaagtaaattttaattaaattttcctttcattggcaaagaggataaggaaggttttatttaaattttccttatttgccaagaccaaggaatataaaagagagggtagaggtgcctcacctaataacaatctatcttctattcctctctcttttcttccttggtgtggtcgaccctcttccttcccttctcttcttcttgtggccgaacctcatcttctcttggagtccttgtggtggccggatcttgcttgaagaagaaggagagaaaggagactttgtttctagcatcccttggagcttggtggtggtggtcgaacctcatcttctcttggagttcttgtggtggccgaaacttgcttggagaagaaggaagcttgggtggattctcgtcttggtagatcgtcccccacacgacgtccgagataagaagaaaaatacgacaaaagatcgtgaggtctataagctacaaaaagtataactagttattagtttccgcatcataactagtttatccttttttgtttagatcttgaaataccaaacacaagaggctagtgattctaggtgtcggatttgtaattcgaatttgtgtttcttttgtttttcgatcttgtgattcaattgttcttaatggttaaacctagggttactataaggagattaaatattgaatttatttgaaaggctttgtcgagacagtggtggatattcccatacccaagaaggcctagtgcctcgccatatttgacctgggagtcgatctccgaaataaatatttaattaaatttgtaacatgggtggatttggatcaataatattaagcatcatttgtgatccaagtctaaacctttaagaaaagataagttaaatttggaatcaataatattaagttctgtttgcgattccatatttaatttctaaagaacacaataggttgttaggaaaggtttaggatttgtacaaaatttttgtatagggaaatcAATACGATATTCTAAATAACAACCAACACTACGATCGAGATTATGGTTCTTCCTGTACCAGATCAGATGTGGACAAAAATTCCATGCCATATAATTGAGTTGATAGAGGTATCAAAGTCGAACACTCATTTTGAAATTCATCCCCGAAGGATGAAGAAAGTCACCAAATCTCGATTATCATTTCCAAGTGGGAGTTGGAAGTCAGCTCCTGAGGCTAAGACCCCACAGAAATGCCCATAAAAGACCCAAGAGGTAATGATTGGGTCAtaagaaaagaagagaaggaagacaTTGACCCGGCCCTGGGGGAGCTTTTTTGGCACCACGCCCAATAAGGAGATGCCCTCTTGAGGTAAAATTGAAAACAAGTACAGAGGGGTCTTAGGATAAGGGCCCACCCTTGGCAGCAAGAGTTCAAGAGAGAAATAAGGGGGCACATTCTCATGGTGTTGGTCATGCATTTCTAGAAGAAATGGCTCGATCTTCCCCGCTGGAGCATCCCAAATCCTAATTGAGCCCCCTCCACTAGGCACCTCTCTACTAGAGAAATTTTGCATCTATGCTAAGGAGACCATACCAAATCTAGTTTTTTGACACTGAGTAGAAGCTTGCTCTAGTCCATTCAGAGGGTAGGTCTTTAGTTAAGAAAAAATCTATAAATTATATGTGACTATTAACCTTGCTTGTGTAGTCTATTAGCAAAGATTTCTAGTAGAGGGAGGTTACAATATTGGAACTAAGGAGTCAAATAGATAAACTGGGACAAACTTCAATAGGGACTTCATCAACTGCCAAGGAAACTTAAGCTTGGGAAGAATTCGGCTTA
This window of the Zingiber officinale cultivar Zhangliang chromosome 3B, Zo_v1.1, whole genome shotgun sequence genome carries:
- the LOC121967124 gene encoding ISWI chromatin-remodeling complex ATPase CHR11-like isoform X2: MAITSYSRKNMKHRKGGKTLSQETKVAVIKEPGPPYTTGENLITNARKMVLLDKLLPKLKERDSRVLIFSQMTRLLDILEDYLLYRGYQYCRIDGNTEGEERDASIETFNQLGSQKFIFLLSTRAGGLGINLATADVVILYDSDWNPQVDLQAQDRAHRIGQKKEVQVFRFCTEFAIEEKVIERAYKKLALDALVIQQGRLAEQKTVNKDELLQMIRFGAEMVFSSKDSTITDEDIDRIIAKGEEVTAELDVKMKKFTEDAIKFKMDDSMLIPF
- the LOC121967124 gene encoding ISWI chromatin-remodeling complex ATPase CHR11-like isoform X1, translating into MAITSYSRKNMKHRKGGKTLSQETKVAVIKGAEPGPPYTTGENLITNARKMVLLDKLLPKLKERDSRVLIFSQMTRLLDILEDYLLYRGYQYCRIDGNTEGEERDASIETFNQLGSQKFIFLLSTRAGGLGINLATADVVILYDSDWNPQVDLQAQDRAHRIGQKKEVQVFRFCTEFAIEEKVIERAYKKLALDALVIQQGRLAEQKTVNKDELLQMIRFGAEMVFSSKDSTITDEDIDRIIAKGEEVTAELDVKMKKFTEDAIKFKMDDSMLIPF
- the LOC121967124 gene encoding ISWI chromatin-remodeling complex ATPase CHR11-like isoform X3; this translates as MVLLDKLLPKLKERDSRVLIFSQMTRLLDILEDYLLYRGYQYCRIDGNTEGEERDASIETFNQLGSQKFIFLLSTRAGGLGINLATADVVILYDSDWNPQVDLQAQDRAHRIGQKKEVQVFRFCTEFAIEEKVIERAYKKLALDALVIQQGRLAEQKTVNKDELLQMIRFGAEMVFSSKDSTITDEDIDRIIAKGEEVTAELDVKMKKFTEDAIKFKMDDSMLIPF